The following coding sequences lie in one Pseudomonas syringae CC1557 genomic window:
- the greA gene encoding transcription elongation factor GreA: MIKYPMTVQGAQALEEELTHLTKVVRPKLSQDIGTARELGDLKENAEYHAAREQQGMVEARIRDIEGRMQNAVVIDVTTIEPTGKVIFGTTVEIANVETDERVTYQIVGEDEADIKKGKISVGSPIARALIAKEEGDVVAVKTPGGVIEYEIIEVRHI, encoded by the coding sequence ATGATCAAGTACCCTATGACAGTTCAGGGCGCTCAAGCCCTGGAAGAAGAGCTGACCCACCTGACCAAGGTTGTGCGTCCCAAGTTGAGCCAGGACATTGGTACTGCGCGTGAACTGGGTGACCTCAAGGAAAACGCCGAATACCATGCTGCCCGCGAGCAGCAGGGCATGGTTGAAGCGCGTATCCGTGATATCGAAGGGCGCATGCAGAACGCCGTGGTGATTGATGTCACCACGATCGAGCCTACCGGGAAGGTAATCTTCGGCACCACGGTCGAGATCGCCAACGTCGAGACTGACGAGCGTGTGACCTATCAGATCGTTGGTGAGGACGAAGCGGATATCAAGAAGGGCAAGATTTCAGTGGGTTCGCCCATTGCCCGTGCCTTGATTGCCAAGGAAGAGGGTGACGTCGTGGCCGTGAAAACGCCGGGTGGCGTTATCGAGTACGAAATCATCGAGGTGCGTCACATCTGA
- a CDS encoding YhbY family RNA-binding protein: protein MPLTPEQKKQYKSIGHHLKPVLIVADNGLTEGVLAELERALSDHELIKIKLNILDRESRLGAVAELCKAGSADLVQVIGKMALIYRKNPKVNKQLSNVHRAHG from the coding sequence ATGCCGCTCACTCCAGAGCAGAAGAAACAATACAAATCCATTGGCCACCACCTGAAACCGGTATTGATCGTGGCGGACAATGGTTTGACTGAAGGTGTGCTTGCAGAACTTGAACGCGCCTTGAGCGATCATGAGCTGATCAAGATCAAGCTCAATATCCTCGACCGCGAAAGCCGTCTGGGAGCCGTTGCAGAATTGTGCAAGGCTGGCTCAGCCGACCTTGTACAGGTCATCGGCAAAATGGCGTTGATCTATCGCAAGAACCCAAAGGTAAACAAGCAACTGTCCAACGTCCACCGCGCACACGGATAA
- the rlmE gene encoding 23S rRNA (uridine(2552)-2'-O)-methyltransferase RlmE: MARSKTSHNWLKEHFDDKYVKMAQKDGYRSRASYKLLEIQEKDKIIRPGMTVIDLGAAPGGWSQVTSRLIGGQGRLIASDILEMDSIPDVTFIQGDFTEDAILEQILEAVGNTQVDLVISDMAPNMSGLSAVDMPRAMFLCELALDLAGRVLRPGGDFLIKVFQGEGFDVYHKDIRKLFDKVQMRKPSSSRDRSREQYLLARGFRGIDGAASIERF; encoded by the coding sequence GTGGCCCGTTCCAAGACAAGCCATAACTGGCTCAAAGAACACTTCGACGACAAGTACGTCAAAATGGCACAGAAGGACGGCTACCGTTCACGTGCCAGTTACAAGCTTCTCGAGATTCAGGAGAAGGACAAGATTATCCGCCCGGGCATGACCGTGATCGACCTCGGTGCCGCGCCAGGCGGCTGGTCGCAGGTGACCAGTCGTCTGATTGGTGGTCAAGGGCGTCTGATCGCTTCCGACATCCTTGAGATGGACAGCATTCCTGACGTGACCTTCATTCAGGGCGATTTCACTGAGGATGCAATTCTGGAGCAGATCCTCGAAGCAGTCGGTAATACGCAGGTAGACCTTGTGATTTCCGATATGGCCCCCAATATGAGTGGATTGAGCGCTGTCGATATGCCGCGTGCAATGTTTCTCTGTGAATTGGCGCTCGATCTGGCCGGCCGGGTACTGCGTCCCGGTGGCGATTTTCTGATCAAGGTCTTCCAGGGTGAAGGCTTCGATGTCTACCACAAGGATATTCGCAAGCTGTTCGACAAGGTGCAGATGCGCAAGCCTTCGTCGTCGCGTGACAGATCGCGTGAGCAATACCTGCTGGCACGTGGCTTTCGTGGAATCGATGGCGCAGCCAGCATCGAACGGTTTTGA